Below is a genomic region from Halostella litorea.
CGGAGTACGTCTCGATCCGGACGCCCCTGGAGGAGACGATGGGCGAGCGCGTGAAGGGGCTGGACGACGTCGTCATCATCAACGTGCTCCGCGCGGCGACGCCGTTCGTCGAGGGGCTGCTCAAGGCGTTCCCGCGCGCCCGACAGGGCGTCATCAGCGCCTCGCGCGACGAGCACGCCGGCATGGACGACGGCGAGTTCCCGATCACCATCGACTACGTGAAGCTCCCCGAGATCCGCGAGGAGGACACCGTCATCATCGCCGACCCGATGCTCGCGACCGGGAGCACGATGTGTGCCGTCCTCGACCACGTCGTCGAGAACTCCCCGGACCCGGAACACCTCATCGTCCTCTCGGCCGTGAGCGCGCCCGACGGCCTCCTGCGTGTCGGCGACCAGTACCCCGAGGCCGACCTGCTCACCGTCAGTATCGACGACCACCTCGACGACGACGGCTTCATCGTCCCCGGCCTCGGCGACGCCGGCGACCGCGCGTTCCGGACGACGTAAAAGGCTATTGTCACGGGGTCCCACGGCCTTCCCATGACAGACGCCTGCGACGGCTGTGGCGACTCCGTCACCGACGCGCTCGCCCGGACGGTCCGGCTGACCGTCGACCGCTCACAGATCGACTCCCAGCGGCTCTGCCCGGAGTGTTTCGCCGACTGGATCGACCGCTACGAGCGCGAGATGGGGGCCGGCCGCGACGCGCTCGACGACGGCGACGACGAGATCATCGTCGACTGATTCGACGCGCGTCGAACCCCCGCGTTTCGGGTCGAACCCCGGGGCGGGCGGCGAGGTCGGCGGTATCGATCTCCTCCCGAAACGCACCCCCGGACGGCTCCGGAGCGCTCCCGAAACTACGTTCTCCGTCGGTCACTCGATGCGCGCCCGCCCGCTCGTCGCGCTCCGGAGCCGGTCGCGCAGGTCGTCGGCCGCCGCGACCGGGACGCGGACCTCGAAGGTCACGTCGGCCTCGTAGGCCGCGTCGAACTCGACGCCCGCGCTCTCCAGCGTCGACCGGACGGTGCCGGAGTCGTCGTAGCCGACGGTCACGACCACCGTCTCGTGCGGGCGGCGCTCGACGACCCCGGCCGCGTCGACGGCGTCCTTGACCGCCCGACCGTACG
It encodes:
- the upp gene encoding uracil phosphoribosyltransferase; translated protein: MTIEDRDEAYVVDHALAKDTLSQLRDVDTEQVAFRKGLVKLGRLCGYEIIDGRMETEYVSIRTPLEETMGERVKGLDDVVIINVLRAATPFVEGLLKAFPRARQGVISASRDEHAGMDDGEFPITIDYVKLPEIREEDTVIIADPMLATGSTMCAVLDHVVENSPDPEHLIVLSAVSAPDGLLRVGDQYPEADLLTVSIDDHLDDDGFIVPGLGDAGDRAFRTT
- a CDS encoding DUF7569 family protein, with the translated sequence MTDACDGCGDSVTDALARTVRLTVDRSQIDSQRLCPECFADWIDRYEREMGAGRDALDDGDDEIIVD